The stretch of DNA GATAAGAAGTTCCCACTGCACACTATAAATCATAACAAACCGATAAGCCAAAAGTTGACATTGTAAAAAGTATTTAGTGGATGTATTTTAGTCTGTACAATTCCAAGTACTGCCTTATTCCAAAATTTAATCTTTGCCTATATATTTACTAAAACTGCTGAGTCAGCATTTGTACTACGACAGCGATAAAATCTGGCTAATCAAAAGTTAAATGCTTTTTATATCGTAGTACTGgaatttaatacttttaaatacGACTTTTAGCAGATTAAGagagattttatatttatttgtatataaatcgaagtaaaattattttttaaaatttattgacaACCAAACAAAGAAATGAGCTACAAGGGTCTCTTATAGACACGAACCTATCTCTTCAATTTTACTATTAgcctacacccagaaaacaaaatggactaaaaaggggcctaattacctaaaattttaggaaatatggccagaaaaacgcgccaaggccatgcattacctaaaatgttgtccatgtggactatattttgtacgcagtcttgaatttatttctggtaatggttacctaaaaaaatggctagtggactagatttttaggtcagaattacctaaatattaggtatttaaaaaaaagctaggatttttactattgatagtaacatatttgattattttaattgcttatattgtattattcggaaaagcaaatattttatctttctgaAAAAACAATCACTTTATTTTGTCCTCGGTGGGAATCGATCCCGGGTCTTCTGCGCGAGAGTCCAATAGGCTAGCCTCTGGTCTACGGAACTACTTAAAGGCCCTGCGGCAAAACCAAAGCCTGCTTCAAGGGGCTCAggcgaattctatttttagaatagggcactattaccttaaaagtaggaaaatagtccacgtaggtattgattttatatattgaaacttttccatcactagctttaagaaaagtctaaaaaattttttaacattaaacttaaaaaaccgaataatttgtttattaatattagggaCCAATAGTTGTATTAAGTTGTGAGTGATAatcgactttaaattattcctaaattttaggtcttatggaccaatttgaaggttacgatggcctataaaaatctctttagctttacctaaaaagtaggaacatagtccacatgctaatatttttaggtaacccattacctaaatctgaaattttagtctatttaaattttttaggtcatacgttacctaaaaaatagtcccacatTTCTCTGGGTGTACCTTTAATCTTAGAATAAATACGCAGGGCGTTTGGTAGTCGAAGTATCTTCATTATAAACTATGGTATACATCACCAGATTGAAATCATCATAACCTGGCAGATGTGAGGCCCTAAAACGCGGCCATATCAATTTATTGTCCCCAATTATTTTGGACTTATGCGATAGATTAAATATAGAACTGGGTTTGGCACTTGTAACCATCGAGCAAATCACTTCAAATAGTCAACAACTTACTAGTAGCCAGATGTTTTCCAGCCAGGTGGTGCTGTGTTTGGCCACAGAGTGGTTTGGTGATAGTGGTGCCGGTGGTGCTACTGGTCTTTAGAGCCCTCACGTGCCTACACCCAGCTGGTTAGATTCGGAATTGTTGCTCATTGGCGGCAATTGCCGGATACCGTTTAAAATTAAGCCGCACAAATTGGCACGAGCGTGAGACATAGTACGGATTTGTCAGAAAATTGCTTTCAAAAATAACCGCGGAGAAATGCCgaacaacaaataaatgtcTCACAAGATCAAAAGAAAACCAGAAGTATTTAACTTTTGTGTTTAGTTAGCCAATTATATGTCCACGCGATCGAGTAGCCTTGAAAAGTtaatgaaaaatcaaaaactgaGACTTGACTCATGTGGCATTCCAATTGTCTAGATATATCTACATGTCTGGCtctttttctgttgttgttgacaTCCACATTGTCCACAAAGTGGGACAAATTCTATGCGAGTgctcaaataaacaaacattaTTATATAAACTTCGCGACAAGAGGCGCTGATTGCGTTCTACATATAtcttgttttcagttttcccccCATCCAAGAGCGAGATTATGAATCTGAGCATTTGATGCGATTGCAATTTTACATAACACCCGACGTCTGGACAGCCCCTCCCTCCTATCCTCCACTCTATTCAGAACTTAAACGGTGTGTAGACACATCACATGAATGGACAGCGGGACGGAGCCGAATCCAGACTTTATAAAGTGCTGCGAATTATACAAtcattttgaaattcaattcttGGTCCAGACGAAATGCTGGGAAAGATGTTTAGATGCtgcacataaataaataaatcaagaaCGTCCTTGAAGTCTGGCTGTTTGGATTTCCGTATGCGAATAGAATGAATAATACAGGCTAGCGCCAGAACTGTTTGGTATTCCTCGTTCGTAGAGCGTTGAGCCAGCAATATACCAAAGGATGGGCTTTCTGGGGTTAATGCCGTACCAGGCACCGCACGCACCTCTAATAGGATATATCCGCCCAATTCACCTTTCAATTGATGGACTACGCACTTTCTGGCCTATCTTGTTGTCAGTTGATTAATCCGCACGCACAAATCCCGGCGACAACTGAAAGTCAAGCGCAAAGGCATCTTGGATTTTGTGCCCCGAAAACACCAACCGATAACAGACATAACTGGCGTatcaaaacaatttgattaaataaCACTAATTGTGTGGTCGCCTGGAGAAAATCACTTCAAATTAATCTAATCGCCCACGCACATAATAATAGGAATTGCCAGTGCTAGTATTTACGGACATTTCTCCGGGTTCGATGGGTGCAAAGTCATTCAAGAGATTGACACAACGATTTCGTCTGTTTGTTGGTTTGCCAATTCGAGTATTTAGTTTGTTTGAAGTGCGTGAAGTACGGAGATAGGGCCACGTTTCTATCGGATAGTTGTATCTGATATTAGTTAGTTAAAGAAGTCGCCAAACAAACCTAGGTTAGGACCAGACCAGAAGTATCACTTTCAGGCCCAAAGATAAGCCCCATCTCGGGCGCGCAGGCACAgccacagatacagatgcagaCCTCCACACACCATATGCCCATGTCGACGTCAGTTGCGCCGGCAGATCCTCAAGCGGCGTTGATTGGTCGGCGACGACATTTCCGAGCGCCAGCCGAGCCAGCAGCCGAAGTCTGCCAGCTCTACACTGCAAACGCAATTCGAGTGCGAAgcgattttaaatgaaataaatgaaacGAAGTGGTTgcttattttagaaaattaaacatGTATTAaaggcttaaaaaaacaagGTCTTTGAAACTTTGTTTTCTTGGGTTAAGCCCAATAAATATTAGTAATGTAAACTGTAACAAATATATTGAAGGGAACTTaaacttattaaatattactttatACCTGCTTACAAAGGTGccaattaatttaagaataaataaaatgtctatCTCTTATAATCGCTCTGTTagtaattcatttatttaattattacttACCATTTAAAACgcaattcatattttttactcTCCGAATTCCAGATTTCTTTATAATTAAAGGAATGtttataatgaaaatataatttttaaatggttaaCAGAAATATAACtgaagaaaattttttaaatcccgactatctaatacctgtTAAGCGAGTGCGAGGAAGAtggagacagacagacagacggacggatagacagacatggctatatactgttacatacttttgaacgaatacaatatatccttttactctacgagtaacgggtataaaaatttacaataaagcTAACaccaaaacattttcaataaaGTTTTTCCGTTCGGATTTTCTTGCGGTGTCGGCAGCAACGCAGCGTTTACGACCATAACAAAGTAGATATGCCCCGGCACaaccaaattttttcttatttaagaCTAAAAAACCGACTCGCGCAAATCACTTCATACTTGGTTCTTAGAGGGAACACATCGAGAAGCTGAACAACAGCCAGAGAGCcagaaacaaaaatcaaatcagctataaaaatacaaaagttcGCCAGCCGGTCTCCAGCTGAAGAGgaaaatataacaattaaGTTCGTGCAAAAAATACAGTGAACAATGTGCAAGCAATGagtacattttaattgctaCACCATCTAGTGATTACCGTTACGAAaaagacaaatattttcctgagAATATTTAGTTTGGtaaagccaaaaaaagaacgaaaaaatgGCAAGTGCTGTGCGTGGTGAGAAGTGCGGAAGGAGCCTCATTCGAGAGCTAATTGTTATCCTGGCGTTAGTCTCGATGGCAGGGGAGTCGAAGGCATCTCCTTTCGATCCAAACTTCATGATAGAGGGCGTGCAGTCGGAAGTTGTGAACCCATTTAACCGCACCATCTTTAACCGCTTCAACCTAACTGAGGAGCAAATCCTAGACATCCAGAACCGCAGTAATCCCAATTTGAGAGACAATACCGGTCCGTCCTCCAATCAGTATCTTCAGCAGGTCGCCACCCACCGGTAAGTGCCAAGCACCTCGAAATGGCCAAAGAACACGCTGTCAATCACTGTCACGCTTCTGCCCAGAATAGAAACCTCTTTGCCCAGAAatagaaatctaaataaaaaaccgcTCTACTCAAGCAAATGACCGCATGAAAAAATgcttaacaaaaaattataaaaagttgCTATTTTGTATACAACAATTTTAAGCAGTGCACTTTGCAATAAAACGCTCCATCAGTTTCGCCCATACATTGTATATAAACACAATTGGCTGCtgccaaatttcaaaaatatttgttaagtgAGAGATTTGTCCAAACTCAGGCCAATTTCATTCAAGGCTAAAAACATTTGTGCATCTCGCTATTGCGGCCAAACACCCAAAGAAATCTATAGCGCCGTACTTTTtcaagtatattttaaaaagtacatTGTACATGCTTTGCTTCATTTGGTTTATCTTCGACACGATTTCCACCCCTGCAAACCGATTCGCTGAATTAATAAgaataagttttgaaaattaatattttcccatGGGATTTTCCACATGTGCTCgcgattattatttatttattgattgaaTGCATCGCTTAATGCGTGATGTTCTTACGAAAAGTCATAAATGTTATGGCCTCGCTTAGCAGACCGAAACTTatgatcaataaataatattagctATATACGAAAAGCGTGCCAACAAATTGCGTCTTTTGTTTGTGATTATCGGAAATTAGAGTgattagaatttaaaattataaatcgtTCGATAAATCTAGCctttaatgataaaacatatctaacataaaatcaaattcaaagaagaaatacaaataatgaataataaaatggtttattttattaaaatcctgTTTAGCTTTCTCGACAAAGTCATTCTAAGTATTTATCAAACAATATCAAACAACCCACATTAAACATTGAGCCTTTTAAAGCCTTATTTTGACCCCACAATATTGATAAtaaatttctattaaaaataatctggCTGAACCAGATCCGTTATTGGTATCTGTTGCATCCATCACATACTGTAGGGAGATTatacattattaaaaattaccgTGCACCAGATTAAGTCTTCAAAGGCCTTTTAACCAACTTTCTGACCCCACCAATTCAAATAGATCAAAGTGACGAGGGCCTGGCAGCCCAGATCCATCAATGGTATCTGTTGTATCCATCAGATACTGTAGTGCAACTGTCGCGACGCCGCTGCACAATGCGGACACACTGAAAGGCTGCATCGAAATCCGTCGGCGGCGACCTCTGTGTCTTTGTGTGTCCGTCGGTGTGCCCGCGGATGTCTGGCACATGTCTGGAAGCAGTCTGGGAGCAGTCTGGGCCATGTCTAGCTATCCGGCTCCGACTCCGTCTCTCCGGTAATGAACTTTTTGTAGGTCGTTGCTATGCAGGTCGGGCATTCGTGGGGGCCAACAGCTGATATCTAAATTGTTTCATCTTATTTGATTGCTTTGGCAGAGTTCCGCTCCGCACAgacggcaaaaaaaaatgcaaaaaaaggcTAAAGGCAAAACTTATGACGTATAAGTAATATCGGGATAGCAGACATGTCTGCCCCCAGCAACTGGCGCAATGGTGCAATGCAAACAGTTGTAGGCGTGTGCACTTCGACTGACTGCAGTTCGCTGTTGGTTGCATGATAATGAAGTGCAGCCGGCGAGACACTGTCTAGCCGTTGTTGctactgttgctgttgctactggtgttgctgttgctgttgctgtcgctgctgctgctgctgctgtggccaAAGGCAACAAACTGCAAAACCGCAGACGCAGACACTGAGGCGATGCATTCGAGATGTCTGCCCCCAGCAAATGGAGGCCAATGCAAATTTCCTCCACAGCCCCCAAATCACCTGTCCCCCAAATGCGCCTCTGCGCATGCGTGACTCACGCATGAACAGAAATAGTATACTACAGCAGTCAGAGTATCTCGGTAGCATCTACCAAGCACCGGAAGAAAAGAATAATCTCAAACGGTTAGACTGTTACCATTAACAATTCTTGTTGTATACcaatacaacttaaaaacctttggcccattttttttatttttaatgtcaGAATTTTGggtaaaactaattttttaatgctattttaaagtagttgttttttttgtatttgttgtttattaattagttCCTTAAAATTAACAGAACTAAACCTTAATTGCCATTAATTAAGAGCAATAAGATAGTTTAATCGGAAAAAggtgattttttaaagataaatgtACAGAGGCTGGAAGAATTCATTATCTTTACcgctacaaattttaataaactgaaatatttatttaatcaggAAAAAACGATTCCTATCATATCAATGACCCCTTAATATCGCCCATTTTTGACATGAATCCGATCAGATTGACCTCGATCTCGTGTGATTTTTTTCGGTGCAGCATCTAGGCCGGCAGACAGGCAGCGAGCAAACAACAAGCGGACGGAAAGACCGTCCGTCTGACAGACTGACAATCTGTCTAGACGGTGGCCAGACAAACGGCACGACTCAACGAGTTTTCAAGTTCATGCCACACAGCCAACTCCAGACGACTCCGCATTCTGGCATTCCTTGGCCAGCCCAGCTAGCCAGTTAGACAGACAGATTCAATTCGGTTCGATGCGATCGATGCGATCACAACGTAAACATAAACAAGAATCGATAATCAGCCATGGGCTTGGTTCAGTTTCGGTGCTGACTGAATACTGAAGCCTGAATGAGCAAGACCGAAAAACTGGAAGTCAGCAGGCGACCGACCGACCGACCGACCgtgtttcataattattttttggctaGACAAACTGCGCCGCGGGCCACACCAAAATCCAAGACAATTAATCAGTTATTTTGTTGATCTTTTTGTGCACTTCGTGTGGGGAAAATAAAAGCGAAACGTCAAGCATTTCTCAATTACCGATCCAGACGCATACAATTGTCCAATTTTCTGGCGAGAGAGTGAGTGTCCAGATTAGATCATAGCTAACTAACTATTGTTGTCTCCCCGGCCCCCTATGATATGATGATAGTACACTTACAGAAATGTCCCAAAAAGgtattaatttgtataaatagATGTTGCTTTGTACTTTCTTAAACTGCCATTTaagcattttccatttcagtTTACAAATCCACAGCCGTAAAGTTATATATCAGTCAGTGCTATACACATTAtatcgataaaaaaaaaaatagttagaCCTTTTTTTCCGTGTACTGGCAGAATCACAGACAGATTTCTGTCTCGATCTCAATGGGTTTTTAAGTGGCACGGGTCTGTCACTCGCTTCACTATGCGCACTTAGCTCATAATCAAGTTTAGGAAATATCCCGAACGAGCGAATAATGTGAAGGCATTTAATCAGCGCAGATTTCTCGGGCCAGTCTTGTTTAGTTGAACCTACtttaagaaagaaaaatagttAAGTTTTCGCCAAGTCGGATGATTGCTCTCGGGATAAGCAGCTATCACCAGCGTTATTTAACGGGCTACTAATCTTGGTGACAAACTTATTGTTTAAgtgtccaaaacaaaaaacaccaTCACGCgtagtttatttttaacaacaaTTATATGGCCTCGAAATCGAAGAACATTCGGAATTGGAATTACGAATTTCAATAACTCCTGCAATCTGAGATTTCGAGGGCGAGCAGTCCAAAGTAGGCGGATTATCTTGGAACGTAAACTGCTGACTATAGTCAATTGATAAAAGCTCACAATAATTCTTAATCGGTATCGGGAATTAGTTTTATGGCCCAAAACAGTGCACTGAACTCTGGCTATCACGCGATAGAGTTCTATGGAAAATAGTTTACTCATTATGGGTGGTTCCCAGATATTTTGGCCTCCGTTCGGCGGCAGTTTAACCAGTCCGTCGATAGGAACTAGTTTGCTTGCTGCGAGTGTTGTCCGGCTAAATTGAATCAAAGTTATACATTCTCGCCAAATGGAATAGAGCACGTTTTCCTCGCGGCTCATCTCTTGGCTTTTCTATTGTGAATGTCTGTAACAAGACGACCGCGCTCTGATGTCAATTAAGTGGGCCTTACATAAACACTTGAACTAAATTTTCTGGGCTGGACAATTTGAGTATACAAATAGCTTTAAGATGAGCCATGAATGGatgttatttatttggaaCTCAGCACCCATTAGCTACAAGGGTGTATTGGAATTCGGTGTTAAAACAACATTCATGCTAGGAGGAATAGTGTTTAGTTGCCCAACAGCGCCCTTTATCACCAAATATTTCAGTaacaatatgtaaaatatgtattaaagTCTTAATAGTCTTATTTACACTCTATCTTATAACCCCAGACTCAACGACATCGCCAAGCGTGTTCAAAAAGCTATCTCAAACGATCCCAGCGTCAGCGTGTCCAAGGAAAAGGCCGGCTTTCCCATCTGCGAGGGGGAGACTACCAGACCGGAGGAGTGGCAGTTGGGCAACAACGTGACGCTCCAATTCGCCAGCAGCGTTTTCATTTCCAACAATGACGACCGTTTGAGCAGCGCTCTGCTCCGCCTCTATAAGACCAACCCCGGGCAGGCTCGCGATCAAAATCCAGGCCAGGTTCCAGCTCAGCCGGTCAGCACAGAGACCCCGGGCAGCACGTCACCAAATTGTGCGGAGCAGCCTCCTGTGGGTCCCCAGATTCGAGTCACGGTCTCCATTGTCCTCCAGCAGAGGAAGAAACGTAAGTTAGGTAGGATGACTCCGAACATATTTCCTAACAACAGAATAACTAAAAAGAAAGGAATTaccatttttaagaatattactGGATGTTAGTAACAAAATTGAAGAATATATTTGTGTTCATTGttcaagtaaataaattaaattaatttgatactGAAAAGGGGAATTGGCTTAATGGAAGCTTGGCTTAATCAGCAAAACATTTgtgttaattattaattaatatttataaattttataaatattattataaacacTATTATTACATTGATAAAGTAATCTGAATTCGTAGGGAAggtattctaaaaatattttagaataatTTGTCAAGTAACCCAATCCCCTTTTCCATTCGCAGAGCGCAAGAAGCGCACCTGCAACACCGCCATGCTGAGCAGCTCCGCCACTGGTTGGGTGGAGATCGACGTGAAGTGTGCCCTCGCCTACTGGGAGCAGCAGCACCGCCAGAATCCACGCCAGCAGCAGCCCCACTTGACCTCCAGCGTGGTGGGAATTCTGATGATCGAGGTGCACGACGACGAGGAGAATCCGCTCAAGCCGGGGCTCTACTTTGAGCCACCCACTTGCGAACAGGCAGGTAAGCGTGTTGTTAGCCATGTCCAACTAACTGCTCCGGGAACGGATTGGAGGCGCCTCATCATCAGCGCCTCCCCATCAGTCACTTTCTATCTCTCACTCTCCACATCTATCCACATCCATCACGGTAGCGACAGGCCCCTTTCCCACCCAAAGCggcgatttgaatttatttacattccCGAAAAGGTCATTACTCAGGCAATTTCGGGGGCCGGACAGCAGGCAGACGTAAATTGAGCTTaccgaaaaaaaagacaaaaaaaaaacaagaaaatgtaATTCCAATGTAATTCCAGACCGAAATCGAAAATCGGTAgacgtaatacaaaaaatacctAGTCGTCTGATTGTGCTGCCAAGTCAGCAGAATCTAAGTTTCAATTTACAATTTGTAGCCAGCACGTTTTTCTTACGAAATGCTTCCGTCCGTTGATTTGAAATTCATGGGGTTAGGTTGGTTGCCCAAAGTGGAGCGGAAGTAACGAAAGCCCTGAGATCTGTTTAGGATTGACTCATGTCATGTTATCGCCCTGGATCGGTAAGATACACAGTCGCAGACGGAGATTCAGCTCAAGGTGCTACTAATCGAAATAGCTCATACGCACCGTTGTGCGCAATGCTCGGCTTTCTTTGTTGTTTAGCTTATGCGCATTTTGCTGCGCGAAATCtttgatgttgttgttcttgctgtTTTTGCATGCCCTTCATTTGCGCGATTTCCAATTTGCATTGCATgacctacaaaatatttttgacagATTTTAATGGTTTCTTGGACTCGACGTCTATTGCAGAGATTGCAGTCCCATGGAGCGTTTACCGAACAGAACCGTTTAAGTCTCATCTGGCGAGTTGGACATTGCCAAGGTAAGTGTGGCATAGTAACTCTCGATTTCGAtttgaattttcttattttaaataaaatggaaatggcgggaactaaaataatgaaattaaaactttatgattaaaaaaaatggtcgtTTTACATACtaaaatttttgattaaaaaaattaaagaaaacgatgacaaaataacaatatttataCTTCTTTACCAAATAACGGTTTTAAAGCAGTGGATCTTTTTAAAGCAGTGCATATAGAAGTAAAGTAGacgtaaagtaaaaaaaaaattaaattgcgtATACtctactatttatttataatactaaatactatatttatttacaaatcaatacaataaaaaaaaatttcaaaaagtaatgtaattgtttgcatttttttttttttttaatttctgttaTGTTTCTGtatgtaagaaaaatataaagtgtaaagtgtatttttggaaatttttaaaaggataAGCTCAATCAAAACggtataaatttttaaattatatttatatgaaagcttaaggggttatataccttttttgagcgaaaaaattgagggaactttggatttttttttggtgtgtagcaattattttatgacagtgaagttattatttattgatagtacatgtttttatcgaaacaacaaacctttgtacttgaaaaaatatgaataatttacgaagttatggcaattctttcggaaccctttttttttatagcggcttgcggtgaccacgatggaagtccagcaggtcaacttatatcaaaaaaccaaaaatttttagttagtatagtattatatacagttcgtgaacgattatttttaagaatatttgcttttttctgcatacagtaacaatttttccaaaaagttgatttttcgagttctaaaaattttattaaaaaattctgatctgcgaaattaaaattggcgcataaaaactgaatcgttcacgaactcggcacaatcattacgaataatttaaaaaaaaaattgaagaagatcgatcgaatagttcttgcgcaatcgtggtcacagcgaaagcacttttggaaaaacacgactttgagataatcgcattcaaagttttacgttgacgttgcaactattgaagtcgagcgcgtcaaaacgctgttttcctatcgaacgattattcggatctgtatgaaaatttgggaagatgttctctaggggatatactttaggattcataaaaaaaaaaatttcgttttttagaaaaaaaaaaaaaggtatataaccccttaatcgTGTAAGCTCAATGTACCTATATTTGGCGTGTTTCGAACATATCTCTACAGAATTCCAATTATGCTTTTAATTACTGGCTTAAAAACAACGTTTAATCGGGCTAACAGTTAAAACTAGTcgcttaaaaaacaaaattaaaggcagttcattttaaaatttgaaataagaaaattcaatcagaatataaaattcaatccaatccaatccaactTAATAAAATGACTTTTTTACAGAAAACCAAGGTTAGACATTCTCTTCAACGGCAGCAACTCCATAAAGAGCATCTACAACACACCCAAGAGCAAAACGTACATCGAATCCACCACATCCAACTCACCAACGATCGACAACCAGCTAGACGAGAGCGGC from Drosophila takahashii strain IR98-3 E-12201 chromosome 2R, DtakHiC1v2, whole genome shotgun sequence encodes:
- the ana gene encoding protein anachronism isoform X1; translated protein: MASAVRGEKCGRSLIRELIVILALVSMAGESKASPFDPNFMIEGVQSEVVNPFNRTIFNRFNLTEEQILDIQNRSNPNLRDNTGPSSNQYLQQVATHRLIYTLSYNPRLNDIAKRVQKAISNDPSVSVSKEKAGFPICEGETTRPEEWQLGNNVTLQFASSVFISNNDDRLSSALLRLYKTNPGQARDQNPGQVPAQPVSTETPGSTSPNCAEQPPVGPQIRVTVSIVLQQRKKRKLERKKRTCNTAMLSSSATGWVEIDVKCALAYWEQQHRQNPRQQQPHLTSSVVGILMIEVHDDEENPLKPGLYFEPPTCEQAEIAVPWSVYRTEPFKSHLASWTLPRKPRLDILFNGSNSIKSIYNTPKSKTYIESTTSNSPTIDNQLDESGEYESQQRGRTHLHHRRHHHSHQQPESDSESAQLEAEIEAEELMSSASNSEQQMEPISNHHRHRTGHHHPHQLHQHHQHHHRHPKHHKIPTHKQE
- the ana gene encoding protein anachronism isoform X4; translated protein: MASAVRGEKCGRSLIRELIVILALVSMAGESKASPFDPNFMIEGVQSEVVNPFNRTIFNRFNLTEEQILDIQNRSNPNLRDNTGPSSNQYLQQVATHRLNDIAKRVQKAISNDPSVSVSKEKAGFPICEGETTRPEEWQLGNNVTLQFASSVFISNNDDRLSSALLRLYKTNPGQARDQNPGQVPAQPVSTETPGSTSPNCAEQPPVGPQIRVTVSIVLQQRKKQRKKRTCNTAMLSSSATGWVEIDVKCALAYWEQQHRQNPRQQQPHLTSSVVGILMIEVHDDEENPLKPGLYFEPPTCEQAEIAVPWSVYRTEPFKSHLASWTLPRKPRLDILFNGSNSIKSIYNTPKSKTYIESTTSNSPTIDNQLDESGEYESQQRGRTHLHHRRHHHSHQQPESDSESAQLEAEIEAEELMSSASNSEQQMEPISNHHRHRTGHHHPHQLHQHHQHHHRHPKHHKIPTHKQE
- the ana gene encoding protein anachronism isoform X5; the protein is MASAVRGEKCGRSLIRELIVILALVSMAGESKASPFDPNFMIEGVQSEVVNPFNRTIFNRFNLTEEQILDIQNRSNPNLRDNTGPSSNQYLQQVATHRLIYTLSYNPRLNDIAKRVQKAISNDPSVSVSKEKAGFPICEGETTRPEEWQLGNNVTLQFASSVFISNNDDRLSSALLRLYKTNPGQARDQNPGQVPAQPVSTETPGSTSPNCAEQPPVGPQIRVTVSIVLQQRKKRKLERKKRTCNTAMLSSSATGWVEIDVKCALAYWEQQHRQNPRQQQPHLTSSVVGILMIEVHDDEENPLKPGLYFEPPTCEQRLQSHGAFTEQNRLSLIWRVGHCQENQG
- the ana gene encoding protein anachronism isoform X3 codes for the protein MASAVRGEKCGRSLIRELIVILALVSMAGESKASPFDPNFMIEGVQSEVVNPFNRTIFNRFNLTEEQILDIQNRSNPNLRDNTGPSSNQYLQQVATHRLNDIAKRVQKAISNDPSVSVSKEKAGFPICEGETTRPEEWQLGNNVTLQFASSVFISNNDDRLSSALLRLYKTNPGQARDQNPGQVPAQPVSTETPGSTSPNCAEQPPVGPQIRVTVSIVLQQRKKRKLERKKRTCNTAMLSSSATGWVEIDVKCALAYWEQQHRQNPRQQQPHLTSSVVGILMIEVHDDEENPLKPGLYFEPPTCEQAEIAVPWSVYRTEPFKSHLASWTLPRKPRLDILFNGSNSIKSIYNTPKSKTYIESTTSNSPTIDNQLDESGEYESQQRGRTHLHHRRHHHSHQQPESDSESAQLEAEIEAEELMSSASNSEQQMEPISNHHRHRTGHHHPHQLHQHHQHHHRHPKHHKIPTHKQE
- the ana gene encoding protein anachronism isoform X2, which encodes MASAVRGEKCGRSLIRELIVILALVSMAGESKASPFDPNFMIEGVQSEVVNPFNRTIFNRFNLTEEQILDIQNRSNPNLRDNTGPSSNQYLQQVATHRLIYTLSYNPRLNDIAKRVQKAISNDPSVSVSKEKAGFPICEGETTRPEEWQLGNNVTLQFASSVFISNNDDRLSSALLRLYKTNPGQARDQNPGQVPAQPVSTETPGSTSPNCAEQPPVGPQIRVTVSIVLQQRKKQRKKRTCNTAMLSSSATGWVEIDVKCALAYWEQQHRQNPRQQQPHLTSSVVGILMIEVHDDEENPLKPGLYFEPPTCEQAEIAVPWSVYRTEPFKSHLASWTLPRKPRLDILFNGSNSIKSIYNTPKSKTYIESTTSNSPTIDNQLDESGEYESQQRGRTHLHHRRHHHSHQQPESDSESAQLEAEIEAEELMSSASNSEQQMEPISNHHRHRTGHHHPHQLHQHHQHHHRHPKHHKIPTHKQE